In Brassica rapa cultivar Chiifu-401-42 chromosome A06, CAAS_Brap_v3.01, whole genome shotgun sequence, a single window of DNA contains:
- the LOC103827742 gene encoding la-related protein 6A — METPSISTVNPQAVEDMISSTADISKPQPQPPSHEVDSSPVAVSSDGGVVVVSEIPSDDGLDHERNIGEDRDHPVETDDELKQKIIRQVEYYFSDENLPTDKFLLNAMKKNKKGFVPISSIATFHKMKKLTRDLDLIVSALKESSFLVVSSDGKKVKRLSPLPEARDPKVFTVLVENLPEDHSDENIRAIFGKAGSIKSVSICDPNAAEESEKGCKKDKFIRTRLHAFVEYETVEAAEKAAATLNNEQDWRNGLRVKLLEQAVKYAQRRPARKEVDPEKDNAGRVHDQTGGEENKNSNEHQHHRHHHHHSDTPADNDGGDKNGNKDRTRGRGRRQNHQGSNVHGTSPSSSSSFHHNYNHHHPVEVSKRPPGPKMPDGTRGFTMGRGKPLSTPPPTSAQTSHEV; from the exons GTCAACCCGCAAGCAGTTGAAGACATGATTAGCTCAACCGCGGATATTTCCAAACCGCAACCGCAGCCGCCGTCACATGAAGTTGATTCTTCACCAGTTGCTGTATCTTCCGATGGTGGTGTTGTTGTCGTCTCGGAGATACCGTCAGATGATGGTTTAGATCACGAGAGAAACATCGGCGAGGATCGCGATCATCCTGTCGAGACCGATGATGAGTTGAAGCAGAAGATCATCAGACAG GTGGAGTACTACTTTAGTGACGAGAATTTGCCTACTGACAAGTTTCTTCTCAATGCtatgaagaagaacaagaaaggcTTTG TTCCGATATCAAGCATTGCTACATTCCATAAAATGAAGAAGCTCACTCGCGACCTTGATTTGATTGTATCAGCTTTGAAGGAGTCGTCATTTCTT GTTGTTAGTTCGGATGGGAAGAAGGTGAAGCGTCTGAGTCCTCTTCCTGAGGCCAGGGATCCAAAG GTTTTCACTGTTTTGGTAGAAAATCTGCCGGAGGATCATTCAGACGAGAACATTCGTGCCATATTTGGTAAAGCTGGAAG CATTAAAAGTGTATCCATATGTGATCCAAATGCTGCTGAAGAATCAGAGAAGGGTTGTAAGAAAGACAAATTCATCCGAACCAGG TTACATGCCTTTGTGGAATATGAAACAGTGGAGGCAGCTGAGAAAGCG GCAGCTACATTGAATAACGAGCAAGACTGGAGAAATGGGTTGCGAGTTAAGCTTCTTGAACAAGCA GTAAAGTATGCACAGAGAAGACCAGCTAGGAAGGAAGTAGATCCAGAGAAGGACAATGCAGGTCGAGTGCATGATCAAACTGGAGGTGAGGAGAACAAAAACTCAAATGAACATCAGCATCACCGTCACCATCACCATCATTCGGATACTCCGGCCGATAAC GATGGGGGTGATAAAAATGGAAACAAAGACAGAACTAGGGGACGGGGTAGGCGACAGAATCATCAAGGCAGCAACG TACATGGAACCTCACCATCAAGTTCATCATCGTTCCATCATAATTATAATCATCATCATCCGGTGGAGGTCTCAAAGCGTCCGCCCGGCCCGAAGATGCCTGATGGGACGAGAGGGTTCACAATGGGACGTGGGAAACCGCTTTCTACTCCTCCTCCCACGTCTGCTCAAACTAGCCACGAAGTTTGA